The segment TCAGTGCATAGCGATAACGGAAAAACATACTTACTATGCGTTGATGAATAGCAAAGATGTGCTGCAGGACTGGGCAGATATCCGTCTCTTCCTGGCCGTGGTCGATCACGGCAGCCTCCTGGCCGCCTCCGAGCACCTGTCGCTCTCCCAGCCCACCGTGGGGCGCCGCCTGAGCGCGATGGAGAGGCGTTTAGGCCTGCCGCTCTTCGTGCGCACGGGGCGGCGCATGCAACTCACCGACACCGGCCGCGCCATCCTGGAGAACGCTCGGCGCATGGAGCGCGAGATGCTCGCCATCGAGCGGGCCGTCGAGGTGCAGTCGAAGGGCTTGGCGGGCGAGGTGATCATCACCGCCACCGAGGGCACGGGCACCGATTGGCTGGCGCCGGAACTCTACGAGTTCCACCAGCGTTACCCGGAGATCGTCCTCAACATCCACGTCGACAACCGCGCGATGGATCTCGTGCGGCGAGAGGCGGATATCGCTCTGCGTTTGGGCGAGCCCACGGGCCCCGAACTGATCGCCAAGCGCCTGGTCACCGTCGGCTTTGGTATGTACGCCGCCAAACGCTATCTGGATCGATCGCCCCCCATCGAGTCGCTGGAGGATCTGCGCGAACACGACTTCATCGGTCTTTACG is part of the Pseudomonadota bacterium genome and harbors:
- a CDS encoding LysR family transcriptional regulator; this translates as MNSKDVLQDWADIRLFLAVVDHGSLLAASEHLSLSQPTVGRRLSAMERRLGLPLFVRTGRRMQLTDTGRAILENARRMEREMLAIERAVEVQSKGLAGEVIITATEGTGTDWLAPELYEFHQRYPEIVLNIHVDNRAMDLVRREADIALRLGEPTGPELIAKRLVTVGFGMYAAKRYLDRSPPIESLEDLREHDFIGLYGSDGKPQLALGDYMAIDFPLRMVILTNSPSAQLSAAYAGFGVAVLSHRWVSMRGELVPVLPEITVQETDMWLVTHEELRHSARIRAVSDYITERVLKSKAQFHGRSSS